One Brachybacterium kimchii genomic window carries:
- a CDS encoding ABC transporter substrate-binding protein, which translates to MHAIPRRAFAAIPVASAALLGAAGCARSGPDDLSLWMVTQDGAQGTTIQALISDFEKRNPGTSITLEQRSTDDHKNALRQFAGTYLVPDIYWYWEGSGLGGELVDVGMSRDLSDDYTRLGWKDRFTDAALAGITQYGGYQGVPWTFQGQGLYYSKSLFAKAGVDSPPTTYDELIAAADALVAAGITPIEFGGTVNWHVMRLLDCLLETTCGAELNDALTTGDGDWGSEGAVTEAFTELRTWGKKYLNDGFMGINNDDSSQLFFTGKAAMALEGTWFNASVVDNGMDPDDVGIFPFPTGTNRLYGFGEAFYISANTKKSDLAARFLDFMTSKDGQEIAGDAWSAISVNASMPVDEDNPLNPVWAQIFEDVDGGMFANNDQNFSTAQTTEFWRIQNAVLTGDMDPADAGATFQRFREQEG; encoded by the coding sequence ATGCACGCAATCCCGCGCCGCGCCTTCGCGGCGATCCCCGTGGCGAGCGCCGCGCTTCTCGGCGCCGCCGGCTGCGCCCGGTCCGGGCCCGACGACCTCTCCCTGTGGATGGTCACGCAGGACGGCGCCCAGGGCACCACCATCCAGGCACTCATCAGCGACTTCGAGAAGCGCAACCCGGGCACGTCGATCACCCTCGAGCAGCGCTCGACCGACGACCACAAGAACGCCCTGCGCCAGTTCGCCGGCACCTACCTGGTGCCCGACATCTACTGGTACTGGGAGGGGTCCGGGCTCGGCGGGGAGCTCGTGGACGTGGGTATGAGTCGCGATCTGAGCGACGACTACACGCGCCTGGGCTGGAAGGACCGCTTCACCGACGCGGCCCTCGCGGGCATCACCCAGTACGGCGGCTACCAGGGGGTCCCGTGGACCTTCCAGGGGCAGGGGCTCTACTACTCGAAATCGCTGTTCGCGAAGGCGGGCGTCGACAGCCCGCCGACCACCTACGACGAGCTGATCGCCGCGGCCGACGCCCTGGTGGCGGCCGGCATCACGCCCATCGAGTTCGGCGGCACCGTGAACTGGCACGTCATGCGCCTGCTGGACTGCCTGCTTGAGACCACCTGCGGAGCCGAGCTCAATGACGCCCTGACCACGGGCGACGGGGACTGGGGGAGCGAGGGCGCCGTCACCGAGGCCTTCACCGAGCTGCGCACCTGGGGGAAGAAGTACCTCAACGACGGCTTCATGGGCATCAACAACGATGACTCCTCGCAGCTCTTCTTCACCGGCAAGGCCGCGATGGCACTGGAGGGCACCTGGTTCAACGCCTCCGTCGTGGACAACGGCATGGACCCCGACGACGTCGGCATCTTCCCGTTCCCCACCGGCACCAACCGCCTCTACGGCTTCGGCGAGGCGTTCTACATCAGCGCGAACACGAAGAAGTCCGATCTCGCTGCCCGCTTCCTCGACTTCATGACCTCGAAGGACGGTCAGGAGATCGCGGGCGACGCCTGGTCGGCGATCTCCGTGAACGCCTCGATGCCCGTGGACGAGGACAACCCGCTGAATCCCGTGTGGGCGCAGATCTTCGAGGACGTCGACGGCGGCATGTTCGCCAACAACGACCAGAACTTCTCGACCGCGCAGACCACCGAGTTCTGGCGCATCCAGAACGCCGTCCTCACCGGGGACATGGATCCGGCGGACGCCGGGGCGACGTTCCAGCGCTTCCGCGAGCAGGAGGGATGA
- a CDS encoding carbohydrate ABC transporter permease yields MTTTDARTGARGRSTRTVPPHRRFRLALPYLAPALVLYAVFLVYPMIDAVRLSFFEWSGFRIEKPEFVGLDNYVRLFTSDPVFWTALRNSVIWVIASLLVPTVIALLLALGLNRRMLGRNLMRAVFYIPAVFASITVAAMWRWIYNPTLGFVNQLLHAVGLGDLAQSWLGDPQFALASIFVANIWQAVGFSMVLFLAGLQSVPLELVEAAKLDGAGAWQRFRNVTVPALRPTTVVVVILTIINALKVFDLVVGLTGGGPAQSTQVLALWSYTQSFTNHEYGMGGAVATVLLLVTLALVIPYMAWSMRGDES; encoded by the coding sequence ATGACGACCACCGACGCCCGCACCGGCGCGCGCGGGAGGAGCACCCGCACGGTGCCCCCGCACCGCCGATTCCGCCTCGCCCTGCCCTATCTCGCACCGGCCCTCGTGCTCTATGCCGTGTTCCTCGTCTACCCGATGATCGACGCCGTGCGGCTCTCGTTCTTCGAGTGGTCCGGCTTCCGCATCGAGAAGCCGGAGTTCGTGGGACTGGACAACTACGTGCGCCTGTTCACCTCCGACCCCGTGTTCTGGACGGCGCTGCGCAACTCCGTGATCTGGGTGATCGCCTCCCTGCTGGTGCCCACCGTGATCGCCCTGCTGCTCGCCCTCGGGCTGAACCGGCGGATGCTCGGGCGCAACCTCATGCGCGCCGTCTTCTACATCCCCGCGGTGTTCGCCTCGATCACGGTCGCCGCCATGTGGCGATGGATCTACAACCCGACCCTGGGGTTCGTGAACCAGCTCCTGCACGCCGTGGGCCTGGGCGACCTCGCCCAGTCGTGGCTGGGCGACCCCCAGTTCGCTCTCGCCTCGATCTTCGTGGCGAACATCTGGCAGGCCGTGGGCTTCTCGATGGTGCTGTTCCTCGCCGGCCTGCAGAGCGTCCCCCTGGAGCTGGTGGAGGCCGCGAAGCTCGACGGCGCGGGCGCCTGGCAGCGCTTCCGCAACGTCACGGTCCCGGCGCTGCGGCCGACGACCGTCGTGGTCGTGATCCTCACGATCATCAACGCGCTCAAGGTGTTCGACCTCGTCGTCGGCCTCACCGGCGGTGGGCCCGCGCAGTCCACCCAGGTGCTCGCGCTGTGGTCCTACACCCAGTCGTTCACCAACCACGAGTACGGCATGGGCGGCGCCGTGGCGACCGTGCTGCTGCTGGTCACCCTGGCTCTCGTGATCCCCTACATGGCCTGGTCGATGAGAGGTGACGAGTCATGA
- a CDS encoding carbohydrate ABC transporter permease, which produces MTAMTTTRAATRRTTAPVREREKPRDWVGIGLWLALGVTALIWFVPMLLMFLTSVKSKTDINELPMWGLPTDWAWGNYASAVEIGNLWVTAGNSALIALIKVPLGLAIAAAAAFALSRIRFRGARILLALIAIGSMIPVQIGLGPLFSTMLSAHLLDSRLGLVLPYLAFGIPYQIFVLYGFFRSVPEELEESARIDGSSTFRIFWQIILPLAKPALAALFVLDFVATWNEYAMATTLLISQDNYTIPLAVQSFSTQWGTDYGPLNAFIFMSAIPVLLVYLLFQRYFVQGAFAGAVKG; this is translated from the coding sequence ATGACCGCGATGACGACGACGCGGGCGGCGACCCGCAGGACGACTGCTCCCGTGCGCGAGCGCGAGAAGCCGCGCGACTGGGTCGGGATCGGGCTCTGGCTCGCGCTCGGCGTGACCGCGCTGATCTGGTTCGTGCCCATGCTGCTGATGTTCCTCACCTCGGTGAAGTCGAAGACCGACATCAACGAGCTGCCCATGTGGGGCCTGCCCACGGACTGGGCCTGGGGGAACTACGCGAGCGCAGTGGAGATCGGGAACCTCTGGGTGACCGCGGGCAACAGTGCGCTGATCGCCCTGATCAAAGTGCCGCTCGGGCTGGCCATCGCGGCCGCCGCCGCGTTCGCCCTCTCGCGGATCCGCTTCCGCGGGGCGCGGATCCTGCTCGCACTGATCGCGATCGGCTCCATGATCCCCGTGCAGATCGGGCTGGGCCCGCTGTTCTCCACGATGCTCAGCGCGCACCTGTTGGATTCCCGGCTCGGGCTCGTGCTGCCCTACCTGGCCTTCGGCATCCCGTACCAGATCTTCGTGCTCTACGGCTTCTTCCGCAGCGTGCCCGAGGAGCTCGAGGAGTCCGCCCGCATCGACGGCTCCTCGACGTTTCGGATCTTCTGGCAGATCATCCTGCCGCTCGCCAAGCCCGCGCTGGCGGCCCTGTTCGTGCTTGACTTCGTGGCCACCTGGAACGAGTACGCGATGGCGACCACGCTGTTGATCTCCCAGGACAACTACACGATCCCGCTGGCCGTGCAGTCCTTCTCCACCCAGTGGGGCACCGACTACGGGCCGCTGAACGCCTTCATCTTCATGTCGGCGATCCCGGTGCTGCTGGTCTACCTGCTGTTCCAGCGCTACTTCGTGCAGGGTGCCTTCGCGGGCGCCGTGAAGGGATAG
- a CDS encoding phosphogluconate dehydrogenase C-terminal domain-containing protein, with product MTTTDSRDLNPLKGKSVELDASLTVAVVGAAGKMGTRVSNNLNLTDATIHYCESSPSGIERVEALGRTVSDIDEVAGECDVVILAVPDVVLGKVSEQVVPKMKAGSVLLTLDPAAAYAGLLATQEGVLQACAHPAHPSVFLERTSAEEWADTFGGIAAPQEVVAALEGEEDASAGADDERAAAKKRVEDVIRAIYAPVIDVHWVTVKQLAQLEPTLVETTGCMIGQFLKDSMDYAINEQGIPEDAVKAIFYGHIFISLTNALRGSNPFSDACLLAMDYGRESIIREDWQKIWKDSELDSVIAKMLKIDAVKR from the coding sequence ATGACCACCACCGACAGCCGTGACCTGAACCCGCTCAAGGGCAAGAGCGTCGAGCTCGACGCGAGCCTCACCGTCGCCGTCGTCGGCGCCGCCGGGAAGATGGGCACGCGCGTGTCCAACAACCTCAACCTCACCGACGCGACGATCCACTACTGCGAGTCCTCCCCCTCCGGCATCGAGCGCGTCGAGGCACTGGGCCGCACCGTGAGCGACATCGACGAGGTCGCCGGCGAGTGCGACGTCGTCATCCTCGCCGTGCCCGACGTGGTCCTCGGGAAGGTCTCCGAGCAGGTCGTGCCGAAGATGAAGGCCGGCTCGGTGCTGCTCACCCTGGACCCCGCCGCCGCCTATGCGGGCCTGCTCGCCACCCAGGAGGGCGTGCTGCAGGCGTGCGCCCACCCGGCGCACCCCTCGGTGTTCCTCGAGCGCACCAGCGCCGAGGAGTGGGCGGACACCTTCGGCGGCATCGCCGCCCCGCAGGAGGTCGTCGCGGCCCTCGAGGGCGAGGAGGACGCCTCGGCCGGGGCCGACGACGAGCGCGCCGCCGCGAAGAAGCGCGTCGAGGACGTCATCCGCGCGATCTACGCCCCCGTGATCGACGTGCACTGGGTGACCGTCAAGCAGCTCGCCCAGCTCGAGCCCACCCTCGTGGAGACCACCGGCTGCATGATCGGCCAGTTCCTCAAGGACTCCATGGACTACGCGATCAACGAGCAGGGCATCCCCGAGGACGCCGTGAAGGCCATCTTCTACGGCCACATCTTCATCTCGCTCACCAACGCCCTGCGCGGCTCGAACCCGTTCTCCGACGCCTGCCTGCTGGCGATGGACTACGGCCGCGAGTCGATCATCCGCGAGGACTGGCAGAAGATCTGGAAGGACTCCGAGCTCGACTCCGTCATCGCCAAGATGCTGAAGATCGACGCCGTGAAGCGCTGA
- a CDS encoding sugar phosphate isomerase/epimerase family protein, translating into MDIGIGSYALFWEGSERNPDRLGIADMIDRAAQLGCDVFQICDDPRIEDADADELATLRERAARHGLRLELGTRTIDPDHLARYLAIARALDVRVLRSMIQTHEVSGGIEQAVLALRTTLPLLESSGIALALETYEQLPTEDLLRIVRALDSPLVGICLDPGNCVSALEHPDDVIDAAAPFTLDLHVKDFRFARQEGWVGFTFSGARMGEGLLNLDHELDAVYREGRRPAAIAEHWLPWQGDAATTIARERDWTEATLAALRARR; encoded by the coding sequence ATGGACATCGGCATCGGCAGCTACGCCCTGTTCTGGGAGGGCAGCGAGCGCAACCCCGATCGCCTCGGCATCGCGGACATGATCGACCGCGCCGCGCAGCTGGGCTGCGACGTCTTCCAGATCTGCGACGATCCGCGCATCGAGGACGCCGATGCGGACGAGCTGGCCACCCTGCGCGAGCGCGCCGCACGGCATGGACTGCGCCTCGAGCTCGGCACCCGGACGATCGATCCCGACCACCTCGCCCGGTATCTCGCGATCGCCCGTGCCCTCGATGTGCGCGTGCTGCGCTCGATGATCCAGACCCATGAGGTCTCCGGGGGCATCGAGCAGGCGGTCCTCGCCCTGCGCACCACGCTCCCCCTGCTCGAGTCCTCCGGCATCGCCCTCGCCCTCGAGACCTACGAGCAGCTGCCCACGGAGGACCTGCTGCGGATCGTGCGCGCCCTGGACTCCCCGCTCGTGGGGATCTGCCTGGACCCCGGCAACTGCGTCTCCGCCCTCGAGCACCCGGACGACGTCATCGACGCCGCCGCCCCGTTCACCCTCGACCTGCACGTCAAGGACTTCCGCTTCGCCCGCCAGGAGGGCTGGGTGGGCTTCACCTTCTCCGGCGCCCGCATGGGCGAGGGCCTGCTGAACCTCGATCACGAGCTCGACGCCGTCTACCGCGAGGGCCGACGTCCCGCCGCGATCGCCGAGCACTGGCTGCCCTGGCAGGGCGATGCCGCGACCACGATCGCCCGCGAGCGCGACTGGACCGAGGCGACGCTCGCCGCCCTGCGCGCACGCCGCTGA
- a CDS encoding FadR/GntR family transcriptional regulator, translated as MPAFSDSASDAIASSLAAVPAGTPVSEVARRLLELLTGGDVAPGTRLPPERQLASALGVGRSAVREALAALEILGIVDVRPGSGTYLRGSASDLLPQTLRWGLMIGKQNTDQLNELRAGLESYTARLAADRISTEQLETLRGTTATMAESLEDLKAFVAADAAFHEVLATAADNAMLTDLLQVTRSLLRVYNDRAVRDREDMEAAHAEHAKILAALEEGNGERAASAMVAHMATARDRILEATED; from the coding sequence ATGCCCGCCTTCTCCGACAGCGCCTCCGACGCGATCGCATCGTCGCTGGCAGCAGTGCCCGCCGGCACCCCTGTCTCCGAGGTCGCACGTCGTCTGCTGGAGCTCCTGACCGGCGGTGACGTCGCCCCCGGCACGCGCCTTCCCCCGGAGCGCCAACTCGCGAGCGCACTCGGCGTGGGCCGCTCGGCGGTGCGCGAGGCCCTCGCGGCCCTCGAGATCCTGGGGATCGTCGACGTGCGGCCGGGATCGGGCACCTACCTGCGCGGATCCGCGAGCGACCTGCTCCCGCAGACCCTGCGCTGGGGCCTCATGATCGGCAAGCAGAACACCGATCAGCTCAACGAGCTGCGCGCGGGGCTCGAGAGTTACACGGCGCGTCTGGCGGCCGACAGGATCTCGACGGAGCAGCTCGAGACGCTGCGCGGCACCACGGCGACCATGGCCGAGAGCCTCGAGGACCTCAAGGCCTTCGTCGCGGCCGACGCCGCCTTCCACGAGGTGCTCGCCACCGCGGCCGACAACGCCATGCTCACCGACCTGCTGCAGGTCACCCGCAGCCTCCTGCGCGTCTACAACGACCGCGCCGTGCGCGACCGCGAGGACATGGAGGCCGCCCACGCGGAGCACGCGAAGATCCTCGCCGCCCTCGAGGAGGGCAACGGCGAGCGCGCGGCCTCGGCGATGGTCGCGCACATGGCGACCGCCCGCGACCGGATCCTCGAGGCCACCGAGGACTGA
- a CDS encoding MFS transporter has translation MDSRIPQPDPATASRAPAGDSPVAPGALAPGPLDTDPGRRYTIYLVIVALLGWALAAYDTNLFNLTIADITSELGISASALGVMGMLVYAAEFAIALWMGRVMDARGRRFAWMLCLIAAGVFTGLTFFVQGFWSLVLVRALASGFANAELAVSVTLVNEQVPARRRGMLYSIVQSGYTVGVFMASGMYLLVSGLGWRAVFLFGVLPLVLVAIARAKVRESPRYLHIRSLRAALGRGDDAEVARLQRVMPVDVSQLEKGTFRQLFSAAGGVRRTAVSLSVTWLLYGMSYVATNIYLAYWMAEVKGWASSAVAALLLVGGAAGVVFYLVGGLLGERFGRRSVLIGSAAAIAPLALVILVSERSSVLLVAIFLLFQATNGTWSGVGYTYQAEVYPTRVRALGVSWMSGMLVGGFMLGSLLWAMLTATTSLTSTWIIIAVVLGAAQAVSTLFLPKVASGQELEAIAR, from the coding sequence GTGGACTCACGCATCCCGCAGCCCGATCCGGCCACCGCCTCCCGCGCGCCCGCCGGAGACTCCCCCGTCGCCCCCGGCGCCCTCGCCCCCGGCCCCCTCGACACCGATCCCGGTCGCCGCTACACGATCTACCTCGTGATCGTCGCGCTGCTGGGCTGGGCGCTCGCGGCCTACGACACCAACCTGTTCAACCTGACCATCGCGGACATCACCTCCGAACTGGGCATCTCCGCCTCGGCGCTCGGCGTGATGGGCATGCTCGTCTACGCCGCGGAGTTCGCGATCGCGCTGTGGATGGGCCGCGTGATGGACGCCCGCGGCAGGCGCTTCGCCTGGATGCTGTGCCTGATCGCGGCCGGCGTGTTCACGGGCCTGACGTTCTTCGTGCAGGGGTTCTGGAGCCTGGTGCTGGTGCGCGCGCTGGCCTCGGGCTTCGCCAACGCCGAGCTCGCGGTCTCCGTGACGCTCGTGAACGAGCAGGTGCCCGCCCGGCGCCGCGGCATGCTCTACTCGATCGTCCAGTCCGGGTACACCGTGGGCGTGTTCATGGCCTCGGGGATGTACCTGCTGGTCTCGGGCCTGGGCTGGCGGGCGGTGTTCCTCTTCGGCGTGCTGCCGCTCGTGCTCGTCGCGATCGCCCGCGCGAAGGTCCGCGAGTCGCCCCGCTACCTGCACATCCGCTCGCTGCGCGCGGCGCTAGGCCGCGGGGACGACGCGGAGGTCGCGCGCCTGCAGCGAGTGATGCCGGTGGATGTCTCCCAGCTCGAGAAGGGCACCTTCCGCCAGCTGTTCTCGGCCGCCGGAGGAGTGCGGCGCACGGCCGTGAGCCTCTCGGTCACCTGGCTGCTGTACGGCATGTCCTATGTCGCCACGAACATCTACCTCGCCTACTGGATGGCGGAGGTGAAGGGCTGGGCGTCCTCCGCCGTGGCCGCGCTGCTCCTCGTCGGCGGAGCCGCCGGGGTCGTCTTCTACCTGGTGGGCGGGCTCCTCGGCGAGCGCTTCGGCCGACGCTCGGTGCTCATCGGCTCGGCGGCGGCGATCGCCCCGCTCGCGCTGGTCATCCTGGTCTCGGAGCGCTCGAGCGTGCTGCTGGTCGCGATCTTCCTGCTGTTCCAGGCCACCAACGGCACCTGGTCGGGCGTCGGCTACACGTACCAGGCCGAGGTCTATCCGACCCGGGTGCGCGCGCTCGGCGTGAGCTGGATGAGCGGCATGCTCGTGGGAGGCTTCATGCTGGGCAGCCTGCTGTGGGCGATGCTCACCGCGACCACCTCGCTGACCAGCACGTGGATCATCATCGCCGTGGTCCTCGGCGCCGCCCAGGCCGTCTCGACGCTGTTCCTGCCGAAGGTCGCCTCCGGCCAGGAGCTCGAGGCGATCGCCCGCTGA
- a CDS encoding helix-turn-helix domain-containing protein — translation MAGSPGSRSEVVAADQGLWCRRGDPPVMETMHRHNDIEINVVVRGELRYLHAGAPLIVREGRIAMFWATQPHGLVDSRPGDVCWVHVPLATAMRWGLPEDAVRALLRARPLVVEAPELVARFAGMTSLWLEEIGDRAREEFALLEIRASLLRILQAEIEHASPAGPSDGGRRGLTAERLQHVRTMAQVVMDGFTDELAVADVASAVHLAPSHAMTVFRQAVGVTIGEYLTMCRVAEAQRLLITSELTTAEIASASGFGSLSSFYSHVTAACGMAPREYRRLGH, via the coding sequence ATGGCAGGCTCCCCCGGCTCGAGGTCCGAGGTCGTCGCCGCGGACCAGGGACTGTGGTGCCGCCGCGGCGACCCGCCCGTCATGGAGACGATGCACCGGCACAACGACATCGAGATCAACGTGGTGGTGCGCGGGGAGCTGCGGTACCTGCATGCGGGCGCCCCGCTCATCGTCCGCGAGGGCCGGATCGCGATGTTCTGGGCGACCCAGCCGCACGGTCTCGTGGACTCCCGGCCGGGCGACGTGTGCTGGGTCCACGTCCCGCTCGCGACGGCGATGCGCTGGGGTCTTCCCGAGGACGCGGTGAGGGCTCTTCTGCGCGCCCGGCCCCTGGTGGTCGAGGCACCCGAGCTGGTGGCACGGTTCGCAGGGATGACGAGCCTCTGGCTGGAGGAGATCGGCGACAGGGCCCGTGAGGAGTTCGCCCTGCTCGAGATCCGCGCCTCCCTGCTGCGGATCCTGCAGGCGGAGATCGAGCACGCCTCCCCGGCCGGCCCGTCGGACGGCGGGAGGCGCGGCCTGACCGCCGAGCGCCTGCAGCATGTGCGCACAATGGCGCAGGTGGTGATGGACGGCTTCACGGACGAGCTCGCCGTGGCCGACGTCGCGAGCGCCGTCCACCTCGCGCCCTCACACGCGATGACCGTTTTCCGCCAGGCAGTGGGCGTGACGATCGGCGAGTACCTCACCATGTGCCGGGTCGCCGAGGCGCAGCGCCTGCTGATCACGAGTGAGCTCACCACGGCGGAGATCGCCTCGGCGAGCGGGTTCGGCTCGCTCAGCAGCTTCTACAGCCACGTCACGGCCGCGTGCGGCATGGCTCCGCGTGAATATCGGCGCCTGGGGCACTGA
- a CDS encoding DUF4232 domain-containing protein, protein MSIRTITRSACALSATALLALGAASCGNGSDDGSGDTAQGGDSAASDSGGASQEPADGTSDGGGGSDSGASSDQSSDGSSDKGSSDNGSSDDDSSVASKGAGSGTASGKADGGGSNDEVSDCTASDLDVSVSQGDPAAGSVMFTISFTNTGDDPCRIGGYPGVSAVGDGNGTQLGKAAQRGQAGKAAVLIPNGHAEASLKAVDVGDGGGPLGDECKATDADGWRIYAPGSKKAAYVEQDGLHGCAGDVDWLTVDGVHGMK, encoded by the coding sequence ATGAGCATCCGCACCATCACCCGCAGCGCCTGCGCGCTCTCGGCGACCGCACTCCTCGCGCTCGGGGCGGCGAGCTGCGGGAACGGTTCCGATGACGGCTCCGGGGACACCGCGCAGGGCGGCGACTCCGCGGCGAGCGACAGCGGTGGAGCGAGCCAGGAGCCCGCCGACGGCACCTCCGACGGCGGAGGCGGGTCCGATTCCGGCGCGTCGTCCGACCAGTCGTCGGACGGCTCCTCGGACAAGGGATCCTCGGACAATGGGTCCTCGGACGACGACTCCTCGGTGGCCTCCAAGGGAGCGGGCTCCGGGACCGCCTCGGGCAAGGCCGACGGCGGCGGCAGCAACGACGAGGTCTCCGACTGCACCGCGTCGGACCTCGACGTCTCCGTCAGCCAGGGGGACCCGGCGGCCGGGAGCGTCATGTTCACGATCTCCTTCACGAACACCGGCGACGACCCCTGCCGCATCGGCGGGTACCCGGGCGTCTCCGCCGTCGGCGACGGGAACGGCACCCAGCTGGGGAAGGCCGCGCAGCGCGGCCAGGCCGGCAAGGCCGCGGTCCTGATCCCGAACGGCCACGCCGAGGCGTCGCTGAAGGCGGTCGACGTGGGCGACGGCGGCGGCCCCCTCGGCGACGAGTGCAAGGCGACCGACGCCGACGGCTGGCGCATCTACGCGCCGGGCTCGAAGAAGGCGGCGTACGTCGAGCAGGACGGCCTGCACGGCTGCGCGGGCGACGTCGACTGGCTGACCGTCGACGGGGTGCACGGGATGAAGTGA